From a single Fusarium fujikuroi IMI 58289 draft genome, chromosome FFUJ_chr03 genomic region:
- a CDS encoding related to IAH1 Isoamyl acetate hydrolytic enzyme has translation MASTVPQVVLFGDSLFQQCSDIQDGFSFQAALQSDFIRRLDIVNRGYSGFNTDIALRYLPEIFPERTASSPKMDYLVLLFGANDAVLPGAITKQHVPIDRYKENLTKIINHPRIAAHKPQILLVTPPPLNEIKTTPRSIENGHQGAVRKSAISAAYSKVAREVARENPGVILVDLWKAQMDKAISLTPDDYTPGGPWLGDPENGKQGGLDTLLHDGLHMSGSGYQVFYESLKPFIGKEWHGLADDDRKGFVIPDWRELLELKPNLNTGD, from the exons ATGGCT TCGACAGTTCCCCAGGTCGTTCTCTTCGGAGACTCTTTGTTCCAACAATGCTCAGATATCCAGGACGGCTTCTCTTTCCAAGCTGCTCTCCAGTCTG ATTTCATTCGACGTTTGGATATTGTGAACCGGGGATACTCGGGTTTCAACACCGACATCGCTCTGAGATATCTCCCTGAAATCTTCCCGGAACGAACAGCCTCATCACCTAAGATGGACTATCTG GTTCTCCTGTTTGGCGCAAATGATGCTGTGCTTCCTGGCGCTATCACCAAGCAGCATGTTCCTATAGATCGGTACAAGGAAAACCTCACTAAGATCATCAACCACCCGCGCATCGCTGCTCACAAGCCCCAGATTCTGCTGGTGACGCCCCCTCCCCTGAATGAGATCAAGACGACCCCTCGATCGATCGAGAATGGCCACCAAGGAGCAGTTCGCAAGTCGGCCATTAGCGCTGCCTACTCCAAGGTGGCTCGTGAGGTCGCGCGAGAGAATCCTGGGGTTATTCTGGTTGACCTTTGGAAGGCCCAGATGGACAAGGCCATCTCCCTTACTCCTGACGATTACACCCCTGGTGGACCATGGCTAGGCGACCCCGAGAACGGTAAGCAGGGTGGCCTGGATACTCTCCTTCACGACGGGCTCCATATGAGCGGATCTGGTTATCAGGTATTCTATGAAAGCCTTAAGCCATTTATCGGTAAGGAGTGGCACGGCCTCGCGGACGATGATCGCAAAGGGTTTGTGATACCAGATTGGCGAGAACTGCTGGAGCTCAAGCCCAATCTGAACACTGGCGATTAG